The sequence below is a genomic window from Phoenix dactylifera cultivar Barhee BC4 chromosome 8, palm_55x_up_171113_PBpolish2nd_filt_p, whole genome shotgun sequence.
AAAAGTTCACAAATAAATAACAATAAAGAGCACTAATTAGCCAATTCTTCAAATGCTGATATATAATGCACAGGTTTTGCTGGGTCTGTAACGGATCTAACAAGGACAAGCAACCAGTAACGGCTTTCTTTGGATGATTCTTCTTATGAGATGCTAGAAAGTCAAACAGAACAATAAGGTCAGTAAGAGCAAAATAAAAAGTTGGACATTTTAACACATGGAATTTGTTCTACAATATAAATATGCAACCAGATCTTATGCAATTCTTCTAGAAATTTTGaccaaaaaatatgaaataatgaCATGTTAAAACATGTTGAGACATTTCTATTTGACTTTAAATTTCAATTTTTAGTCCATTATTATTACATAGTTAACAATCAAGTGCTTGTTaatgatttatatttttgtggCATGTACTCAATATTTATTCTCAGTATAAATTGTTTAACTTAGATAATAACATCTAAAACCTGACGACTACCAAGACCTGATCCTCGCCTGAACCCGATACACATATGTTACCTAAACCCAGACCCAATTCATCAATGGTGGAACATAAATTAAAACCCAACATCTCCATGTGTATAGGTCTAGGTTTAGTAAAACCCGGACCGGATTCCATGCTCATATCCACAACCAAGAATTTCTGCTGACGGATGATGGGTATGATCACTACCTTTTCCTCACAAAGGATAAGGTTGCCTCCTTAACTGCAGCAACCCACAATAGGTACCATCCGATATTACTTTTGCTCTCTTAGACCAACAGCAAGAGATCCCTGAGACAGTAACAATGCCTTCCCATTGCATTCTCAGTTTAGGCCAAAGACCCTCATCATTAGGTCTTCTGGCTCTGGTTCGGAACTACTCACTATATCTCAATTGACTCTCAAACCATCACAATTACCAACTTTTTAGCGAGTAATAATGAGCTATCATCACTTATGgaaagcaaaacaaacaaaacaaaagcagAAACATGCGGATAAGAACACACAGTAGCAACCTTAAGACACTTGAAGCATCTACAATTACCAGAATCAAACTCAGCCTTTTCAAAACCAGTTGCAGGTAACAAGTCAAATATCACATGACGGGAGATAAGATGGAGCATTTGTATAAACTTCTAGCTAGAACTGTGGAGTTTGAGTTGGTTGCAGTCAAGGATAACCAGTCATTCCGACAGTTGAGCTTGCCCTGTTGGTTTTATGCGCAGCCTGACTTGTAGCTTTGGAAAAGTACATGTAGTAATACACATTGAGTATCATGGTGAAGACCACGAAGACAGCTCCAGTAACGAATACTCCTTTCCTCAAAGACTCACAAGTCCAGTTTGAAGCATAGATCATATGCCTGTACTTTGTATGGTATGCATTCTTTGTCGCACCAGCTAACAAGCATGCCTCAGCAATCAAGAAAGTCAGCCTGCAGTTGGCAAACAAGCACATTCGCATAATGCATCCCGAAGTAATTCACGATTTATAAACAGAATAAAGGATTTGTGAGAATTATGATCCTATATGGAAGAAAGATCACCATGAAGAGGCAAAATATATAATCGACCAGGCTCGACTTCCACCAGGAGCTAATGGTTGGCCAAAGCACATACACTTTGTGACACCCATGAGCAGAGATTGACTAgagaaaagaaacaagaaagcaCCAACTCCATAGCCGGTTGCAACATCCGAATCGTAAACACAGAATGTAGCATTGAGGTTATCAGTAACTATGGTACCCTGGCATGCAAAACAGAGAATTTAGTAATGCCCAGAAGCAAATACAAGGTTAAATAGCTAAAAGATAAGGATGTCagaattttctttaatcataTGGGTTACATGTCAATCGGTGTTCATAGTCAATCACAGATTACAATTTGCAAGAAATATTGATGAATGAGCTAGGTAGATCTCCGAGAAGACTCCAAATAGTTCTGCCCCAGCCCAAGGACAAAAAAGCCATTAACTATATCAAGATATGTGACTGGGCTATTATTGACTATTCGAGTTTCACTAATCATAGAGACAAACTGGATCATAGGAGCGAGAAGGAACCCCAAAACAATGTCTAACCCCACAGCTAAGGCCCAACAAACAAAACAAGAAACATTAGAAGCATAGAACAGCCAAAAGTGCAGTTTCAATAATCTGGTGAGTTGTGGGAACATAATTGTTTCCTCgttttttattattctttcaGTGAATACAATGCAAGCCGACCGTCATTGTCACATGCCTTTAGAAGATGAACAGAAGCTGTGGCCCGGAACAATTGACCTTGTGACATCCACTTTGAGTCCCTTCCCCACTCTTTTATGATTTTACCCACTTTCTAACTTTGCTGATGTCGTATTCTATTTAAATCAAGCTTGCAGCGCACCAAGATATTAAGTTCATCAATTTAAagaatgaaaaatataaattattgttTTATATGAGTCATTTCTAGGTACTTCTACATGAACAAGAAACTTATCTGAATTACTCCTGAATATTACTAGCATTCATTCTTACACTTAAAGAAAACTATATTGGCTAAAACAAAGAAAACATTTTCCAATAGTTTACCTAAGTACCCATTTTCCATTTATGCAAGAAACTGTATAGATTGGGTAAGAAAACAACTTGATAGCAATAGTCTAAATTAAAGGTTCGAtcaaaaaacataaacaaaatTTTCAACAAGACTCACCCATAGAACCTGAGGTCAGGTAAACTTCATACTTTAGTGATCTCTGGGGCCTTCCACAATTGGGCCCTTGTGCGGTCCTACAGTGATTGGCCCATGCAGTGGAGGCCCGACAGCACTTCGGGCCCTTGTAACTCCTGCCTGCAGCACATCTCCCAACTCCTAGGGCTAACCACCATGTGGCTCCATAAAGGCCACAGGGTGGGAGGCCACAGAATATGTGCTCTTTGTTCTTATCCAAGTCCTCGAAAACCAGAATTGCTGGCACAtcattcttcaatattttttcatccaaaatatTTCTGTTCTTGTTTGCTTCTCCTTTTCCTCAACCACCGAACCTTCTTTATCATGATCCGACCCACACCTAAGACCCAAGATCGAGCACCAGAGCTGCTCATAGCAACGTACCAAAAATCAGAATGTTAAGTCCTACCAATCAATATGGGATCAACTTTCTGGATTTTATTCCACCAGTGGTTCCTAACCAAAAAAAGGTCCATTCAATTGGAAAAACTCTGTAAATCATGCCTCCGTCAAAGCCTACTCTAAGACCCACCAACGCCACCTTACACCTACTGGTCCTCCATATAAACTTCCCTATTCATCATTTAGAGCACTGATGAAGTGATgtaggaagagaaagaaaatcagGCTTATTAAAGATGAACAATTAAGATGGCAAAAACAAGTGAAATAGGTTTCAATAGGCAAGGCTAGGTGTGGAGATTAGTAATCTAAGGTTTGCTTAGCCCAATATCAGAGTTCTATGAAGAATTTCAAGAATGTTGTCGTCTTTGTTGCAGACCTGAATTGGGGTGTAGGCCTAAGTACAAAATACTTAAGATGAACTATATAGGATCTGCTTGAATTCAGAGATTGCAAAATCACTAGTTTAAAGGAATTTTATGGGATCATACAAGATAACAGATGGATTAGAAAAATATTAGCAGGAAAGGAAGTACAAGATAACAGTAACACAGTCAATAACACCATATAAAACACTAGATTTACCCAAAGGTATCATCACTAGACTTGGAAAATCAGACCAGCCTGGCTAGCAATTTGACAACAGGGCAAGCCTCGGCAAGGGTATCTGAGCTAGGAAGTCAAGTCGAACCCGTATTCTACACCTGCTTAATTTCCAACCTGGCCCAGACTAAATAAATATTACCTTGGTTTGGCTAGGCCTAGCCTGAAGCACATAAAATAAAAGAtgttactaatatatttattaatgtaTACTACATAATAAGTAAACATTAACCTAGTAGCCTTCCCTTTTGCCTCTTCATCCTCTCCTCCAAgccctaatcctaagaaaccaTTAGAACTTCGGAGGAGTGGCTCATGAACATTGATGCTACGACAAGAATCGTTCTAGCGTTTTGCTTGGTTTGGCTTGCCTGGACCTTTGATCTATTCAACAAGGCTAGGCTTGGAATAGGAAAGTTAGGCTTGAGATTGAGCCCTGCCAAGCTTGAGCTAGCATGGGGGGATGGATGCTTAGCTCATGCTAGGTTAGAATTGGCCCAATAAATGCTCATGTATATCCATCACCCATGACAGAGAAGAAGCAAAGCTCAAATATTTATCACAActgaaattaataatatattatcaaAAATAGCACTTGTATAGACCCTTGTGGATCCTCTATAGCTTTAGGAACACCAAGCATAAAAGTAAAATTCCTTTCTAGAAATAAAATAAGGAaatacagaaaagaaggaagaacaaccTACTCTTCACAATACAAGGCCTCTTAGCATAACTTTTAAGGGATTAACCAGCCCTTCATGAGGAGATTTATTAACATGCAACAACAGAAAAGGAAACAtataacaaaatgagagcttATCCAAATTAGGATCCTCATAGGCTGTCTTGTGAACTCTACAAACACCTAAAGCATTCTAAAATTCAATCCTAATAATTTAACAGTCACCTCTTTCCCAACCTGTAACAGAAATTAGGCTCATAGTCACTAATCCGGCTCATCTATGGTGCCCCAAAGCCAATGCCA
It includes:
- the LOC103712906 gene encoding uncharacterized protein LOC103712906 encodes the protein MGEGKASTLVHILVVALSLTAFGFAIAAERRRSTGTIVTDNLNATFCVYDSDVATGYGVGAFLFLFSSQSLLMGVTKCMCFGQPLAPGGSRAWSIIYFASSWLTFLIAEACLLAGATKNAYHTKYRHMIYASNWTCESLRKGVFVTGAVFVVFTMILNVYYYMYFSKATSQAAHKTNRASSTVGMTGYP